From a region of the Corallococcus coralloides DSM 2259 genome:
- a CDS encoding ABC transporter ATP-binding protein, producing MIQVEGLTKFYGEHAAIRDLAFTIGQGEVIGFLGLNGAGKSTTLKILGCVLLPTSGRVVIDGHDVVSQSHEVRQRIGYLPDVPPVYEEMTVGEYLAYVARLRDVPAKATASHVGEAEEKTGLRDVHGEVISTLSHGYRQRVGLAQALVHKPALLILDEPTSGLDPLQIVEMRDVIRGLKGAHTVLVSSHILPEISQTCDRLLIIHKGTLLAQGSEEELSRSLGGPSIVLEVRGERARALEALQGFGAVEVREGAGGVLALKVAAAPDLRPQVARAVVGAGLELLRLDANEGQLEALFLRLTHGQEVKA from the coding sequence GACCTGGCCTTCACCATCGGCCAGGGCGAGGTCATCGGCTTCCTGGGCCTCAATGGCGCCGGCAAGTCGACGACGCTCAAGATTCTCGGGTGCGTGCTGCTGCCCACCTCGGGCCGCGTCGTCATCGACGGGCACGACGTGGTGAGCCAGTCCCATGAGGTGCGCCAGCGCATCGGCTACCTGCCGGACGTGCCCCCCGTCTACGAGGAGATGACCGTGGGCGAGTACCTGGCCTACGTCGCCCGGCTGCGCGACGTGCCCGCGAAGGCCACCGCGTCCCACGTCGGCGAAGCCGAGGAGAAGACCGGCCTGCGCGACGTGCACGGCGAGGTCATCTCCACGCTCAGCCATGGCTACCGTCAGCGCGTGGGGCTTGCGCAGGCGCTGGTGCACAAGCCCGCGCTGCTCATCCTCGATGAGCCGACCAGCGGGCTGGATCCGCTCCAGATCGTGGAGATGCGCGACGTCATCCGCGGCCTCAAGGGCGCGCACACGGTGCTCGTGTCCAGCCACATCCTCCCGGAGATTTCGCAGACGTGTGACCGGCTGCTCATCATCCACAAGGGCACGCTGCTGGCGCAGGGCAGTGAAGAGGAGCTGTCGCGAAGCCTGGGCGGTCCGTCCATCGTGCTGGAGGTGCGGGGCGAACGCGCTCGGGCGCTCGAAGCGCTCCAGGGTTTCGGCGCGGTGGAGGTGCGGGAAGGGGCGGGCGGCGTGCTGGCCCTGAAGGTCGCGGCGGCGCCGGACCTGCGGCCCCAGGTGGCGCGGGCGGTGGTGGGCGCGGGCCTGGAGTTGCTTCGATTGGACGCGAACGAGGGACAGCTGGAGGCGCTGTTCCTGCGCCTGACGCATGGGCAGGAGGTGAAGGCGTGA
- a CDS encoding ABC transporter permease, whose product MKALLIARRELAGYLRTLSGYVILAIILAVNGLFFNAYALGGASKRSAEVLSGFFYYSSGFTIVAAILVSMRLVAEERQTGTLPLLYASPVRDRDIVLGKFLAGLAFLALYLLLTLYMPLLVLVNGKVSFGHVAAGYLGLLLLGSASLAVGTFGSSLAKNQLLAAIFSAVMLVALILCWLLARITEQPLSDVFSAMSLWNQHFPPFQAGLIHVRDVVYYLVVTYVALFAATRVLEARRWR is encoded by the coding sequence GTGAAGGCGCTCCTGATTGCTCGCCGCGAGCTGGCCGGCTACCTGCGCACGCTCAGCGGCTACGTCATCCTGGCCATCATCCTCGCGGTGAACGGGTTGTTCTTCAACGCGTACGCCCTGGGCGGCGCGAGCAAGCGCTCCGCGGAGGTGCTGTCCGGCTTCTTCTACTACTCCAGCGGCTTCACCATCGTGGCGGCCATCCTGGTGTCCATGCGGCTGGTCGCGGAGGAGCGCCAGACGGGCACGCTGCCGCTGTTGTACGCGTCGCCGGTGCGGGACCGCGACATCGTGCTGGGCAAGTTCCTGGCGGGGCTCGCGTTCCTGGCGCTGTACCTGCTGCTCACGCTCTACATGCCGCTCTTGGTGCTGGTGAACGGCAAGGTGTCGTTCGGGCACGTGGCGGCGGGCTACCTGGGGTTGCTGCTGCTGGGCAGCGCGTCGCTGGCGGTGGGCACGTTCGGATCGTCGCTCGCGAAGAACCAGCTGCTCGCGGCCATCTTCTCCGCGGTGATGCTGGTGGCGCTCATCCTGTGCTGGCTGCTGGCGCGCATCACCGAGCAGCCGCTGTCCGACGTCTTCAGCGCGATGTCGTTGTGGAACCAGCACTTCCCTCCGTTCCAGGCAGGGCTCATCCACGTGCGGGACGTCGTCTACTACCTGGTGGTCACCTACGTTGCGCTGTTCGCGGCCACGCGGGTGCTGGAAGCGCGGAGGTGGCGATGA
- a CDS encoding Gldg family protein has translation MSSPASFGTGLAATGAFVAGLVAVFLAERVLGVGSGRVALAALGTAVVVAATAWRAVRMIAAPADRRALERWVLTLYVVGLAALVLYFVKGDVGTALLGEPLSRSSPRLSVVLAVLFPALLLCTLVPLAMVEAALVAMARAPVPETGRVKSALFSGLGMAFVIVFAFATTYVATQADATWDLSYFRTAKPGDATRKLVRGLNEPLQVTLFFPPANEVGEAVRQYFRDLEPESPQLGVESLDQAVEPARGKALGVSNNGSVVLARGDRKEILTLGLDPERARGQLQRLDAEVQRRLLAVAKPRRVVYLTGGHGERADTRPVQGEAARPSVAQFKELLRAQNVDVRTLTVAEGLGSAVPGDAAMVAVLGPARELLPEEATALREYWERGGRLWIALEPDGAALEPLLQPMGLKSLRVPLANDRVYFRTTRQQSDRGNLGTASFSSHPSVTSLSALGSQGAVAFLGATALETVTPPVPGVLLDTSVRAHGETFADRNGDFEPESGEVTKAWPLVVAVERPAAEGRPAPRAVVMADADALGDGILGNVGNAYLAVDTLRWLSGEEALSGVTTSEEDVPLQHTRSQDVVWFYATVFGMPVVVLAVGFFVTRRRGRRAPRNTTVAGGAR, from the coding sequence ATGAGCTCGCCGGCTTCTTTCGGGACGGGGCTCGCCGCGACGGGGGCGTTCGTCGCGGGGCTCGTGGCCGTGTTCCTCGCGGAGCGCGTGCTGGGCGTGGGTTCTGGCCGCGTGGCGCTGGCGGCGCTGGGCACCGCCGTGGTGGTGGCCGCGACGGCGTGGCGCGCGGTGCGGATGATCGCCGCGCCCGCGGACCGGCGCGCGCTGGAGCGGTGGGTGCTCACGCTGTACGTCGTGGGGCTGGCCGCGCTGGTGCTCTACTTCGTGAAGGGGGACGTGGGGACGGCGCTCCTCGGTGAGCCGCTGTCGCGTTCGTCGCCCCGGCTGTCGGTGGTGCTGGCGGTGCTGTTCCCGGCGCTGCTGTTGTGCACGCTCGTGCCGCTGGCGATGGTGGAGGCCGCGCTCGTGGCGATGGCTCGGGCGCCTGTGCCGGAGACGGGCCGCGTGAAGAGCGCGCTGTTCTCCGGTCTGGGCATGGCGTTCGTCATCGTGTTCGCGTTCGCGACGACGTACGTGGCCACGCAGGCGGACGCGACCTGGGACCTGTCGTACTTCCGGACCGCGAAGCCGGGCGATGCGACGCGCAAGCTGGTGCGCGGTCTCAACGAGCCCTTGCAGGTGACGCTCTTCTTCCCGCCCGCGAACGAGGTGGGCGAGGCGGTGCGGCAGTACTTCCGCGACCTGGAGCCGGAGAGTCCGCAGCTGGGCGTGGAGTCGTTGGACCAGGCGGTGGAACCCGCGCGTGGCAAGGCCCTGGGTGTCAGCAACAACGGCTCCGTGGTGCTGGCACGGGGGGACCGCAAGGAGATCCTCACGCTGGGATTGGATCCGGAGCGTGCGCGCGGGCAGCTCCAGCGGCTGGACGCGGAGGTGCAGCGGCGGCTGCTGGCGGTGGCGAAGCCCCGGCGCGTCGTCTACCTCACGGGAGGCCATGGAGAGCGCGCCGACACGCGGCCCGTGCAGGGCGAGGCGGCCCGGCCTTCGGTGGCGCAGTTCAAGGAGTTGCTGCGCGCGCAGAACGTGGACGTGCGCACGCTCACGGTGGCGGAGGGGCTGGGCTCGGCGGTGCCGGGCGACGCGGCGATGGTGGCGGTGCTGGGGCCCGCGCGTGAGCTGCTTCCGGAGGAGGCCACCGCGCTGCGCGAGTACTGGGAGCGGGGAGGGCGGTTGTGGATCGCGCTGGAGCCGGATGGCGCGGCGCTGGAGCCGTTGCTGCAACCGATGGGCTTGAAGTCGTTGCGCGTGCCGCTGGCGAATGACCGGGTGTACTTCCGCACCACGCGGCAGCAGAGCGACCGGGGCAACCTGGGCACGGCGAGCTTCTCCTCGCACCCGTCGGTGACGTCGCTGTCCGCGCTGGGCTCGCAGGGCGCGGTGGCGTTCCTGGGCGCGACGGCGCTGGAGACGGTGACGCCGCCCGTGCCCGGCGTGCTGCTGGACACGAGCGTGCGCGCGCACGGAGAGACGTTCGCGGACCGCAATGGCGACTTCGAACCGGAGTCCGGTGAGGTCACGAAGGCGTGGCCGCTGGTGGTGGCGGTGGAGCGGCCGGCCGCGGAGGGTAGGCCCGCGCCGCGCGCGGTGGTGATGGCGGACGCGGACGCGCTGGGGGACGGCATCCTGGGGAACGTGGGCAATGCGTATCTCGCGGTGGACACGCTGCGCTGGCTCTCCGGCGAGGAGGCGCTCTCTGGCGTGACGACGAGCGAGGAGGACGTGCCGTTGCAGCACACGCGCTCGCAGGACGTCGTGTGGTTCTACGCGACGGTCTTCGGGATGCCGGTGGTGGTGCTGGCGGTGGGCTTCTTCGTGACGCGGCGGCGTGGACGGCGTGCGCCGCGGAACACCACGGTGGCGGGAGGTGCGCGATGA
- a CDS encoding GvpL/GvpF family gas vesicle protein yields the protein MTTKTQGESSREERAHYLYGIVREDGGGVPELAGLGDAPVRLVREGGLAALVSDVAGPRAVPTRANLLMHQRVTEAVVREHTLVPVAFGTVLPSEERVRELLRVARAPLSRALSELEGRVEMGLKVYCHGDALTRRLLEARPELARGPSELEEDHEARLEAALHDCTRKDLDGLKAGLRPLAEATHEAPPLGERMMLNAAWLVDRTRVAAFEARVQSLVARLDAYTFRFTGPWPAYSFVDVRLDVESVSAEP from the coding sequence ATGACGACGAAGACCCAGGGGGAGTCCTCGCGCGAGGAGCGGGCGCATTACCTCTACGGCATCGTGCGCGAGGACGGCGGAGGGGTGCCGGAGCTCGCGGGGTTGGGCGATGCCCCGGTGCGACTGGTGCGCGAGGGAGGCCTCGCGGCGCTGGTGTCCGACGTGGCGGGCCCGAGGGCGGTGCCCACGCGAGCGAACCTCCTGATGCACCAGCGCGTCACGGAGGCCGTGGTGCGCGAGCACACGCTCGTGCCGGTGGCCTTCGGGACGGTGCTGCCATCGGAGGAGCGCGTGCGGGAGCTGCTGCGCGTGGCGCGCGCGCCGCTGAGCCGGGCGCTGTCCGAGCTGGAGGGCCGGGTGGAGATGGGGCTGAAGGTGTACTGCCACGGCGACGCGCTGACGCGCCGGTTGCTGGAGGCGCGGCCGGAGCTGGCGCGCGGGCCCTCTGAGCTCGAGGAGGACCACGAGGCGCGGCTGGAGGCGGCGCTGCACGACTGCACCCGGAAGGACCTGGACGGGCTGAAGGCGGGCCTGCGTCCGCTGGCGGAAGCGACGCACGAAGCGCCGCCGCTGGGTGAGCGGATGATGCTCAACGCGGCCTGGCTGGTGGACCGCACGCGGGTGGCCGCGTTCGAGGCGCGGGTGCAGTCGCTGGTGGCGCGGCTGGACGCGTACACGTTCCGGTTCACGGGGCCGTGGCCGGCCTACAGCTTCGTGGACGTGCGGCTGGACGTGGAGTCGGTGTCCGCCGAGCCGTGA
- a CDS encoding response regulator: protein MTNTPEKTKPLVLVVDDYQDAREMYAEYLEFSGFRVAEAKNGQEALDKAFELVPDVILMDLSLPVMDGWEATRRLKGDARTKAIPVVALTGHALKGHSEDANEAGCDAYVTKPCLPDALVDQVKKMIARREAASAR from the coding sequence ATGACGAACACCCCGGAAAAGACAAAGCCGCTCGTGCTGGTGGTGGACGACTACCAGGATGCCCGGGAGATGTACGCGGAGTACCTGGAGTTCTCCGGCTTCCGCGTGGCGGAGGCGAAGAACGGCCAGGAGGCGTTGGACAAGGCCTTCGAGCTGGTGCCGGACGTCATCCTGATGGACCTGTCGCTGCCGGTGATGGACGGCTGGGAGGCGACGCGCCGGCTGAAGGGCGACGCGCGCACCAAGGCCATCCCGGTGGTGGCGCTCACGGGGCATGCGCTGAAGGGCCACTCGGAGGACGCGAACGAGGCCGGGTGTGACGCGTACGTCACCAAGCCGTGCCTGCCGGACGCGCTGGTGGACCAGGTGAAGAAGATGATCGCCCGGCGCGAGGCGGCATCCGCGCGCTGA